GCCCTGCGGCCGCAGGATGGTGTTGCCGCGCAGGACGACGCCATCCGCGCAGCCGACATGGATGGCCGCGCCGTCGGCGTCGGCGATCGTGTTGTTCTCGATGACGATGCCGCGATGCACCCCCGGGCCGGCCAGGCGCGGGCCGACCTCCGCAAACAGGTCAATGACGCCCGCCCGCCGCGCGGCCCCGAAGTTGCACCGGCTGAAGCGGCTGCCCCGGATCGTCACGTTCCGCGTACCCAGGCCCTCCCACCAGTAGTTCGCGTCGCTACAGATGTGAAGGGCCGCGCCCGAGATGTCCTCGAAATCGCAGTCCTCGATAACGACGTCGCGGGTCTGGACGAGCATGCCCCGCGCACGGTTCTGCCGCACGGTGCACCTCTGGATCCGGACGGACGGCGCCGTGCTCGTGTTGGCGACGACGTGGCCCTTGGCCACCTGGGCGGGCAGCGCCTCCGTAAAGTGCACCACGGCGGCCTTGCCCGGCGCGTCTCTTTCGACAGCCGCCACGGTGACCGCTGCATAGGGGACCAGCGGGTTCTCGCCGCCGCCGAACTCCAGCACGTCGCCCTGCCGGGGCATCGCGGGCCACCCGCCGCCGCCGCGGCCCATGACCAGTCGCACGGTCCGCTCGTCCACGCGCTCGCGGACGACGCTGTACATCAGGTGGAAATTGGTGGCATCGTCGCCCATCCGCTCGAAGAGGCAGTCTTCGAACGTGATCCTTCCGCGGCAATTATTGAAATGCGTGGCGTCGGCCTCGGTGGTCATCCACCGGCCCGAGCCGGGCTTCACCTCGACCCGGAAGTTCCGGAGCGTGAAGTCCTTGCACGAGTCCGCGTACAGGCCCATGCCCGGGCAGGCGTAGACGGTCACGTTCTCCAGGCGCACGTTGTCGCAGCCGATGACCGTGAAGACGTTCATGCCGTAGATCTGGTGGCGGGCGATGACATTCGCGCCGAGCGGCGGGACCGCGCCGGGCTGGCTCACGAAGACGCGCATCACGCCCGGCGACACGAGTTCCGTCGGCGTCCGGCACTCGCCCTCGCGCTGGTAGTGGTCGAGGCCGCGGCGGGCCATCCGGCCCTCCTGCGGATCGAAGCCGAGGACGCCCTGGATGAGCACGCCGGCGCGAGCGACGTGGGGCGCGACCGCCTCCAGATCGAAGGACTTCTCGCCCCGCGCGACGACCTTGCCGCCCGTGAACGGCAGCGGGTCCCAGTCGAACTGGAGGTTGCGGATGACCAGGTCGGCCGAATCGCCGTCGAAGCGGAACATCTCGGCCAGGTCGTGGCCGACGAGTTCCGCCCCGCCGCCGTCGATCGTCACGCCGCGCAGGCCCTTGGCCACCACGCTCGGGCCGTGCGGCACGCCCTGCGCATCCTTCTTTCCGCCGAACAGGTCGTAGGTCCCCGGCGCCAACGCGAGCGTCGCCCCGGGCTTTTTCGCGCAGGCCTCCAGCGCCGCCTGGAAGGCAGGGGCGTCGTCCTTCCCGTCGTTCGGCACGGCGCCGAAATCGGTGACCTTGAGGGCCTCGCCCGCCGGAGCGGCCTTGGCCATCATCAGCAGCAGGGCGGCCGCCATCCAGCCCAGCGCGGCCGCCTGCAACCAGCCGGGGCGCAGGGAAATCATGGTCGCTCTCCTGGCGAAGGCCGGGCCAGGCCCGGCCCTGTACCCAGAGAACATACCGGGCCGGACGGCGGTTTCAAGCGAACTTGCTTGACAAAGCGCCGGGAAAAAACGAGTAGTGCGGGGGCACGTAAACGACGGAGGCCCGGGGCCGGAGCCTGGCGGCGGCCCGGGACGGCCGCCACGCCAACCGCTTTCAGGGAGAGGAGCGTAGATCTATGGACAAGGTTCGCATCGGTATCATCGGCGTCGGACAGATCGGCAAGTGGCACGTCACGAGCTATTCCAAGATCCCCGGCGCGCCGGGGCTCAGGCGGACGAGATGGCCCACAAGATGGCGGGCAAGCCTGGAACTTGGAACTGCTGTTGTTGCGGCAGGAGGAAAAGCAGGATTGGGGGGCCGGAAATGCCTGTCCCCGGAAATTGGAAAACCGAAATCAGTATTGCGTCCCCCGAATTCGGCGTTCTCTTCTACGAGTGAGCGGGGCCGTTTGTCGGAGGGTTATGGCGCCTCGGCAGTCTGCGAGGCGATGAGCGCCTGGATGTTGGCCGCCTCCTCGGCCCCCATTCGTTCGCGTTTGGCCTGGTAGCGGGCGTACTTTCCCTTGTCGGCGTCGTTCCAGGTAGCGGCCTCGGTGTAGTCGCCGCAGAAGGGGACCAGCAGGTCGATCCAGCAGGCGATTTTTTCGAGTTCCTCCCCGCCGAGTTGCACCTTGTTGTGGCGTTCCTCGAGCATCGTCGGGAGTTTGCTCTTGGCGGCGCCGGCGAAGTAAGGCGGCAAGATGGGCGGCACGGACTGGACGTTCAGCCAGTTGACGATCTTGTTGGGCGTGCCGTTTTGGGTCAGGTTGAGATAGGACTCGAACCAGGCGCGCTTGGCCTGCGGGTCGGCTTTTTTGACGGCCTGGAGGCTGAAGGGCTTTTCCTTCTCGCCCGTATGGCACTTGATGCAGTGCCTGTCGAGGATCGGCTGGATCTCTTTCGGAAACGAAAAACCTCGCGGCGGGCCGTAGAAAGGTTCAAGCGATCGGGGACCGATGCGCATGGCGATGGTAAGTGTGCCGATGGCGGGGGCGGAGTTCTTGTCCTCGTGGCAGCCGACGCAGGAAAAGTTTTCCCCCGGCTGGAGCGTGGACCAGGAACGCATGCTCTGGACGACGTGGCCTTTCGCGTCGAGCAACTGGAAATAGACGGGCGTGCGGGCGGGGACGACGAACAGCGCCGAGCCGTCTTCCTCCACCGGCACGGAGCCGAGGACGCGCTTCACGTCCCACGAGCCGTTGCTGACGGCCACGGGCGTGCTGACCAGCGCGCTGCCGGCCGGGCCGCCGTTGCCGTTGTTCCCGATGCCTGCCGCGCGGAACTCCAGGGCCACGACGCGCAGCCGCTTGACCGTCCCGCGAGGAACGCCCGCCAGTCCGGGTCCCACGTACACATCCTGCACGTAGTAGGTTCCGGTTGTCTTGCGGTAATCAACCGCGCTGGGCCGCCTGTGCGGCACGGGGCGCGGGGCGAGCGGCACGGGCTGATTGCAGGAGATCTTCGGGTCCCAGGCGAGGAGTTCCCGCCGGCCGTCGATGTCCATCAGGTAAATGCCGTGGCCGGCAAGGCCGCCGCGCGCGGAATGGAGGGGGGCGTAGGTCATGAGGAATTGCGTCTCGCTCAAAGGGTAAGGGTACTGGAACTGGTCGCCGTCCTGTCCGTAGGCGTCGATGCGTTCGGCGTTGGTTTCCCGGACGGGGGCGATGAGTTGGACGCCGGCGTTTTCCTGGCGGCCCCTGGCCGGGTCGATGACAGCCAGTTTGCCGCTCTGATCGCTGTGATGGCCGGTGGCGACGGCGACGACCTTCTGCGTCCCCGGAATGCCCCGCGCGTGGATAATGGTGGTGGGGAACCACGAGTTGTTGCCATAGAACTCCGTCTGGCCCGTGCCGTCCGGGTTCATTTGAAAGAGCGGCTGGGGGAACAACTGGCCGCGGTCGTTGTAGTCCCATCGGGTGTAGAGGACGCGGCCGTCGGGCGTGACGGTCGGAAAGTTCGTGTGGACCTGGTCGAAGGACAGGCGGCGAAGAAACCGTCCATCCTTGTCGCAGGTGTAGAGGTTCGAGACCTCGGTCCACCAGCAGTCGACGGTCTGAACGCAGCGCGTGGAGTTGAAAAGGATGTCGCCGTTGGGCAGGTAGCATCCCTCGTAGTCGGCGAATCCGAGGCCGTCGGTCAGTTGGCGGACCGTGCCTGTGGCCGCGTCCATCTCGTAGAGGTGGTAGTCGTCCTCGCGGTCGCTCTTCTTCCAGGCGAAGAGGATCCGCGCGCCGTCGTATGAGACGTCGGGGTTGCGGATGACGCCCCGGGCGTCTTCGATGAGCGTGCGGACCTCACCGTAAAGGCCGCGCTGTTCGAGGACGCACAGCGCCCCGCCGGGAATGTAGTTTCGCTCGGCCTGGGCGTCGCTCTGGGCCTCGGTGTAGGCGTAGTGGCTGCCGTCCATGTTGAAGTGCTTGGCGAAGACGATTCGCTGCCACTTTGCGAGGAGCAGCGCGAGCCGCTTCGCCCGGCGCGCCTCGCACGCCTTCGTGTAGAGATCGCGCCACCGCGGGTCGTTGCCGGGCACGTTGCCCGCGGTCAGCCGGGCGAGTTCTTCGCCGAGCGCCTGGCCGCCGGGGCCGAGTTCCTTGAGGACGGTCTCGACCGCTTTTGTTTCGCCGGCCGCGCCCGCCGTGCCGGTGAAACAGTTCTTGGCGTCGCCGCCCGCGTCCTGAAGGAGCCAGTCGCGGAAGACCGCCGAACGCAGATCGGCGCCGAGCGCCGGCACCGGGGAACTCTCGTTCTTCGCCGGCATCGGCGACGCGAGGGCAAGAAGCATCGCCAGCACGAGCAAAACGGTTGCGAGGTTTCTGTTTCGGCTTCGCACGCACGCCCCCGTCTCAAGAGTTAGCTTGTCCCCATGCGCTGGACAGTTTCCGACCTGGAATA
The window above is part of the Planctomycetota bacterium genome. Proteins encoded here:
- a CDS encoding right-handed parallel beta-helix repeat-containing protein encodes the protein MISLRPGWLQAAALGWMAAALLLMMAKAAPAGEALKVTDFGAVPNDGKDDAPAFQAALEACAKKPGATLALAPGTYDLFGGKKDAQGVPHGPSVVAKGLRGVTIDGGGAELVGHDLAEMFRFDGDSADLVIRNLQFDWDPLPFTGGKVVARGEKSFDLEAVAPHVARAGVLIQGVLGFDPQEGRMARRGLDHYQREGECRTPTELVSPGVMRVFVSQPGAVPPLGANVIARHQIYGMNVFTVIGCDNVRLENVTVYACPGMGLYADSCKDFTLRNFRVEVKPGSGRWMTTEADATHFNNCRGRITFEDCLFERMGDDATNFHLMYSVVRERVDERTVRLVMGRGGGGWPAMPRQGDVLEFGGGENPLVPYAAVTVAAVERDAPGKAAVVHFTEALPAQVAKGHVVANTSTAPSVRIQRCTVRQNRARGMLVQTRDVVIEDCDFEDISGAALHICSDANYWWEGLGTRNVTIRGSRFSRCNFGAARRAGVIDLFAEVGPRLAGPGVHRGIVIENNTIADADGAAIHVGCADGVVLRGNTILRPQG